In a genomic window of Oncorhynchus nerka isolate Pitt River unplaced genomic scaffold, Oner_Uvic_2.0 unplaced_scaffold_1427, whole genome shotgun sequence:
- the LOC135568696 gene encoding NLR family CARD domain-containing protein 3-like codes for MDKLQTNDKSVVTVYKSAVDKALQSETGNLDLFLRFLLGLSLESNQKHLRGLLTKTRSSSQSHEETVEYIKEKIGEDLSPERSINLFHCLNELNDHSLVEEIQRYLSSGSLSKPNLSPAQWSALVFVLLTSEKELDVFDLKKYSRSEEGLLRLLPVVKASRAALLSGCGVTEEGCASLVSAL; via the exons atggacAAACTGCAAACAAACGACAAGTCTGTAGTTACTgtctacaagagtgctgtggataaagccttacaaagtgagacgggaaacctggaccttttcctccgcttccttctgggcctctcactggagtccaatcagaagcacttacgaggtctactgacaaagacaagaagcagctcacagagccatgaagaaacagtcgagtacatcaaggagaagatcgGGGAGGATctctctccagagaggagcatcaatctgttccactgtctgaatgaactgaatgaccattctctagtggaggagatccaaagatACCTGAGCTCAGGAAGTCTCTCAAAACCCAACCTctcacctgcacagtggtcagctctggtctttgtgttgctgacttcagaaaaggagctggatgtgtttgacctgaagaaatactccagatcagaggaaggtcttctgaggctgctgccagtggtcaaagcctccagagctgctct tctgtcaggctgtggagtcacagaggaaggctgtgcttctctggtctcagctctgga